A window of Mesotoga sp. UBA6090 genomic DNA:
ACGATCTCAAAGAGAGAGGCCATGAGGTCTGGTTCGACAGGGATAGGATTAGGCCGGGCACAGACTTCGAGCTTTACATAGAAGATGGTCTCAAATGGCTGACAGAGGACAAATCCAGAGCGAGATTCCTTTATCTCATGACTCCCCATTCAGTGAGAAGGCCGGACGGTTTCTGTCTGAACGAACTAACTTCCGCCATGATGAAAGAGCTCTCCATCTTCCCCGTTATGGTTCAGATGAGCGAACCTCCCCTCTCCATCTGCAGAATACAATGGCTGGATATGCAGGAGTGCTTCCCTTCATGTGAGAATACCCCCTATTCCGTCAAGTTCGAAAGACTCCTGGCCGCACTTGAAGACAGGAATTGGGACTTCGAAGGTTTTGAAAAGAACCTCCTGAAAGTACTCAACCCGATTGACTTCGGACCGGATATGTTGAGACACCTGAAAGACTTCACCGGAAGAGAATGGCTAAAAAAAGAGATAGAAGAATGGCTTGAAGGAAAGAGGCCGGGAAGCAAACAGGTCTTCTGGATAAAGGGGAAGCCGGGTATAGGAAAGACGGCGATTAGCTCATGGCTCGCGAGCACGATGTACGAGGTCGTTGCCGTCCACTTCTTCAGAAGCGACTCCACAGAGAAGAGAGATCCGGTGAGGTTCATACACACACTGGTCTATTACTTGAGTACGCAGATTCCGGAGTACAGAGAGCAGTTAGAGGTGTTATCTCAACCAGTGGAGCATTATCTTGAAGAGTACAAAAACGATCCGAACGATCTCTTCTACAACCTGGTAATCCTTCCTCTCCACAGGGCTGGGATGAAGGATAGAAAGGCTCTGGCAGTAGTGATAGACGGGCTTGACGAAGCCAGTGAAGAAAGCGGAGACAACGAGATAGCGAGGCTCATAGCCAGACAGCTGGAGAAGGCTCCTTCCTGGTTGAAGTTCATAGTAACGAGCAGATCCGAAGCCGGGATAAACGCGGAACTCCAGGGAGTGACGAACCCCTGCGAACTCGACTCGGCCTTGGAGGAAAACGAAAGAGACATACGCGAGTATCTCAAGATGAAGTTGAAACCCTATCTGGAAGAGGGGATGGACGAGGAGAAGATAATACTGGAGATACTCCAGAAGAGCGAAGGGCTGTTCGTATATGTCAATGCCTTCATGAAAGCGCTCGAAGAGAAGGCTCTTACATTGAAAGATGTGGGTAACTTCCCCGGGAAACTCGGAGAGATATACTACACGTACTTCAGCAGCAAGTTCAAAGACGAGGACGATTACTGCGAGAACATCTCCCCGGTTCTTGAACTGATTCTCGCCACGGTAGAGCCTCCCGATATTGAATTGCTGTCTGAAGTTCTGGGACACAAAGAAACTCAAATCTTGAGAATAATCCGAAGACTGGGTTCTCTATTCGAGAGAAACGAAAACAGGATAATTCCCTTCCACAGTACGCTGACCGAATGGCTTGCAAGCGAGGACAGGTCATTTCGATACTATGTTAGCGAGAAAGAAGGGCACAAAAGACTTGCTGAATACGGGCCAGAGAAATACAGAAAGGTCATGGACAGAGAAGAATACGAAACTGATAAGGACTACGTCGTAAAAAACCTTGAAATCCATCTCTACGAAGCCGGAATGGATGAAGAGCTTGAAGAGTTGCTGAAAGAGACAGTTGAATCAAGCGAAGAGAAAGTTTGGAAGACCGTTGTCTTCTTCAACGTCTGTGACCATGTAATAGAAAGATACGATTTCGACAAGGAAGAAAGGCTGAAGAAGATAATTATAGAGCTATCACCGTCTGCGATCGGCAAATCTCTGGCAGATACAATGAACGAACTTGGAAAAAAACACGAGAATAGGGGAAAGAGTCTCTGGTGTTTGTTTGTGCATGAAAAAGTACTGGCTGTTTATGAAAGTCTCTTGGAGAAAGACCCAGAAGACGAAAATCTGCAGAGAAACCTGGGAGTGAGCCTGAACGACGTTGGCAGAATACACGAGGGACTGGGCGAAGGGAAGAAGGCCCTCGAGTACTATCGCAGAACACTTGAAATAAGGAGATTGCTTGTGGAAAAGGAGCCTAGAATTGTCGATAGATACATTAGTCTGGCCTTTGCGCTTCTGGATATCTCGAGAGTAACTACAAATGAAGAAGAGAAAAGAGGATTCGTGATGGAAGCAAAATCAATAACCAAATCACTTGTAGATGCCGGTGTAAGTCATCTTGAACTTAACACATTAAGAAAGATCTTCTCACTGTAACCGCACACGCAGTAGTCCCTGTGACTTCTCCATAGCAAAAAGGAGGACAATGAATGGTAATAAGAAAGGTCTTTCGGATCTTTGTTAGTTCTACTTTTCTGGATATGAAGAGAGAAAGGAATGTTCTCCAGAAGAAGGTCTTCCCAAGACTGAGGGAATACTGCGAAAGACAAGGGGCCAGCTTTCAGGATATCGACCTCTGCTAGGGTGTGAGCGACGAAGTACAAAAAGATTAGAGAACACTGCAGATATGCCTCTCCGAGATCTCACGTTGTCAGAACCTCTCACACAATCTCAGTTTAATATACAGAAAATCAGAGAATAGCAGTCTTAATAATAATATATCCCGCTGCTAGATCGACCATAATACTTCAATTAGCCGATTCAAGTCATTAATCCTTAATTTCGTGAAATCTGCTATTAAGCCCTATGAGGTTCACTACAATACATAATATACAATAGGGGCTTCAAAAAACTCAGAAGTCATTCAACGCTAGAGTTATTGCTTCTGTTGATTCAAGTTTCGAGAGAAGAGTTCATTTGTTTATTTTATTCTAGCCGGAAGTTGATTATAATTTACTTGTTAACTGTTAATTGTGTTGTCCTACCTGGTAGATCAGGTTATATGTTTCATGCTGGTTTTTCTTGTTTCAATTTCCTACATAAGACTTTTTTGAAACTGTAATTAGGAACTGCACTGTGGTTAGTTAGTTACTACGGTCAAGAGAACATGAGTTCATTTGCATTTGAAGACTACTGTACGTTTCTATCAAATCGCACAATTCTCATCTATGAAAAAGAGCAAAGGAAAGCGGAGGACTTAAGGATGAAAGAATTATCTGATACGCTTCTAGGGTTTCGCGTTTTAGGATTACCAAGAATCAAAGAAATAAGTACAGAGCACCATGATTATGAAAAGATTCTTGGCACATTTAAAGAAGGCACACCTTTTTATGTAGCGGAGTTTGACAAACGATCCGTTGAAGCAATTCGAGAAACAACCCTCAGCGCTGATCGATATTTTGACAATTTGATTCGGTCGAACAACCTAACGGTTTTTCAATTTGACCATTGTAAAGAAGAATGCTTAATAGAAGAACTAACTTCAGAAATATCTGAAATTGCAGAAATAGGAGTAAAGAACAAGTCTACCAAGAGGAGGTATCAAGAAGCATTTTGGAAGCTTACAGCCATAATGCTCTCATCATACTACAAACCTCCTAAGAGCGTTAATTTTTCTTTGATACCACTAAGATCCGGTAGATTTGTAGAGAATGTCAGACACCAACTCTTCCAAGTGCAAACTAAAAGGAAATTCGTTGAAGCAAAAAGATTGGATGAACTGCACATAGTTGCCCTGGAAAAATTGACTATTGACAAGCAATTATTAGAGGCCACGTGTTTCGAGTTATTCGATGCAGGAATTGTGTCTGGCCTAACTGTAATCGCTTTGCTGGCTCTTATGCATGATCTTTCTGTTCCCGCAGAGGTAGTTAATATATACTCCCCATTTGCCTCCCTGTATGGAGTCTTGAATATTTTCTCCGCATCAAGAGCATTAGGATTTGACGTTTATTTGTACTGCAGTACGCTAACATTTAGTATAAATAAAGACTTGCGAGCAACGAACAAATCTAAGACAGGCAAAACAAGACTGGCCACAGGAGATGTTGGAGATTTCCTCAGTCCTGTATTAGTAGACGGAAACAATAGGAGAGACCTGTAATTTGAGAGAGTACTATAAGTACATAAACGTTTCCGGAAGCAAAAAGATTATGTGTGATATAGAGCCCAAGATTGCCCTTGCAAAGGAAATTGGCAAGCGAGTAGTTGAAGAGCAAAACTGGATTCTTTTTAATGGCGGTGCTATGAGCATCAATGATTCTAAGGAATCTACCGCCATAGACTATTTTTCTGCTCTTGGAGCACAAGAGTACCTCAAAGATAAAGGTTTGTCCAGTAAAAGCAAAATCCTCACTCTTCATCCCATAAACTCTGACCACTTAATGCATAGAATCGGTAAGGTTGAAATATCAAAAAGATCAACTCCAGCACTTCGTCGATTTGACTTAGTGATAAAGGCTAATGGTATTATTACGATTGAAGGCCTTGAAGGCCTAAAGACTCTTCTTGAACTCTCTATTGCCATGAATAAACCGATTATTCCTATTCCTTGTACAGGCGGTGCGTCCCGACAAACATGGTATACGTACGAAAACGAAATATTAGAATGTTTTTCAATCAGCCGTTCTTCTTTTGAATATGAGATACTTACTTCAGGGTTAACTCACACACAAATTCTTGCTGAGACAGTCATAAGATTGATGAAACAAGTCTTGAACCCATTCTGTTTTGTTGCTATGCCTTATGGGGGATTATTTGACGAGCTTTACTTCTCTCAAATAGCACCTGCTGTGCGATCATTGTATCTTGAGCCCGTCAGATCAGACCAATCAATTG
This region includes:
- a CDS encoding TIR domain-containing protein: MPEKSPLRIFISYGHDEYAELAERMKNDLKERGHEVWFDRDRIRPGTDFELYIEDGLKWLTEDKSRARFLYLMTPHSVRRPDGFCLNELTSAMMKELSIFPVMVQMSEPPLSICRIQWLDMQECFPSCENTPYSVKFERLLAALEDRNWDFEGFEKNLLKVLNPIDFGPDMLRHLKDFTGREWLKKEIEEWLEGKRPGSKQVFWIKGKPGIGKTAISSWLASTMYEVVAVHFFRSDSTEKRDPVRFIHTLVYYLSTQIPEYREQLEVLSQPVEHYLEEYKNDPNDLFYNLVILPLHRAGMKDRKALAVVIDGLDEASEESGDNEIARLIARQLEKAPSWLKFIVTSRSEAGINAELQGVTNPCELDSALEENERDIREYLKMKLKPYLEEGMDEEKIILEILQKSEGLFVYVNAFMKALEEKALTLKDVGNFPGKLGEIYYTYFSSKFKDEDDYCENISPVLELILATVEPPDIELLSEVLGHKETQILRIIRRLGSLFERNENRIIPFHSTLTEWLASEDRSFRYYVSEKEGHKRLAEYGPEKYRKVMDREEYETDKDYVVKNLEIHLYEAGMDEELEELLKETVESSEEKVWKTVVFFNVCDHVIERYDFDKEERLKKIIIELSPSAIGKSLADTMNELGKKHENRGKSLWCLFVHEKVLAVYESLLEKDPEDENLQRNLGVSLNDVGRIHEGLGEGKKALEYYRRTLEIRRLLVEKEPRIVDRYISLAFALLDISRVTTNEEEKRGFVMEAKSITKSLVDAGVSHLELNTLRKIFSL
- a CDS encoding DUF4062 domain-containing protein, which encodes MVIRKVFRIFVSSTFLDMKRERNVLQKKVFPRLREYCERQGASFQDIDLC